A region from the Paraurantiacibacter namhicola genome encodes:
- a CDS encoding protein-disulfide reductase DsbD family protein, which yields MQARTFATWQALCARGLLALLAAAMLLLVWTPGMAQDAAEGRPADMVDRGTARLVLDNPQPAGGTLDAALVFVPDEGWHGYWSNPGDAGQGIELVWTLPAGWSAGEPAFPVPQTYVTGGLMNHVFEGEHALIVPLSVPPGTPPGSYPVEVFGRWLTCSASLCVPQRATLRAIAVVGPSGTPDAQFERWRAAIPPMLASEARFAWTPTALRLAIPLPAAMDPAAPHVFVQEGELVDYAAPQRFSRVGDTIVAEIPRKGAPQDIGQVTGIFSFGDFGFRFTAVPGDVPTGGTPIAGPGGDLTAPLWLLIGGALLGGLLLNVMPCVFPILSLKALSLAKAGGSEAEAQREGLAYTAGVVLACLGLGTLLLALRAGGSEIGWAFQLQSPGIVLALLALAVAITANLAGIYELPALSLTRPGGGQGAFATGLLAAFVATPCTGPFMAAALGAALVLPWWQALALFGALGLGLALPFLLLGFVPALRRMLPRPGAWMETFRRVLAIPMGLTALALLWLSWRIGGPVFAGLGLVLAAAVVAALVAWRMRKALLALVAIAIMAGASVMAVQASRTHQTGALDSILDSEPFSARALAEARASGQPVFVYFTADWCVTCKVNEAAALEREGVRDAFEDAGVIVLRGDWTREDPEITRFLTAQGVAGIPLYMWYPAGGEGEQLPQLLTQGMLVDLAQDASSTGS from the coding sequence ATGCAGGCAAGGACGTTCGCAACTTGGCAGGCGCTTTGTGCGCGGGGCCTGCTGGCCCTGCTGGCCGCCGCGATGCTGCTGCTGGTGTGGACGCCCGGCATGGCGCAGGATGCAGCGGAAGGGCGCCCGGCGGACATGGTGGACCGCGGCACGGCCCGGCTGGTGCTGGACAATCCGCAGCCTGCCGGCGGCACGCTGGACGCCGCGCTCGTCTTCGTGCCGGACGAAGGCTGGCACGGCTATTGGAGCAATCCGGGCGATGCCGGGCAGGGTATAGAGCTGGTCTGGACGCTGCCCGCCGGGTGGAGCGCGGGCGAGCCTGCCTTCCCCGTGCCGCAGACATACGTAACCGGCGGCCTGATGAACCACGTCTTCGAAGGCGAGCACGCGCTGATCGTGCCGCTTTCGGTTCCTCCGGGGACGCCTCCGGGCAGTTATCCGGTGGAGGTCTTCGGCCGCTGGCTGACCTGCAGCGCCAGCCTGTGCGTGCCGCAGCGCGCCACTCTGCGGGCGATTGCCGTGGTGGGCCCATCCGGTACGCCCGATGCGCAATTCGAACGCTGGCGCGCCGCCATCCCGCCCATGCTGGCGAGCGAGGCGCGCTTTGCCTGGACGCCGACTGCCCTGCGGCTCGCCATCCCGCTGCCCGCAGCCATGGACCCGGCCGCCCCGCATGTCTTCGTGCAGGAAGGGGAGCTTGTGGACTATGCCGCGCCGCAGCGCTTCAGCCGGGTTGGCGATACGATCGTGGCCGAAATCCCGCGCAAGGGCGCGCCGCAGGACATCGGCCAGGTCACCGGCATATTCTCCTTCGGCGATTTCGGCTTCCGCTTCACCGCTGTGCCGGGAGATGTCCCCACCGGCGGCACTCCGATCGCTGGTCCGGGCGGCGACCTCACCGCGCCCCTGTGGCTGCTGATCGGCGGGGCGCTGCTGGGCGGGTTGCTGCTAAACGTCATGCCGTGCGTTTTCCCGATCCTCAGCCTGAAGGCGCTGTCGCTTGCCAAGGCGGGCGGTAGCGAGGCTGAGGCGCAGCGCGAGGGGCTGGCTTACACCGCGGGCGTCGTGCTGGCCTGCCTCGGCCTCGGCACGCTGCTGCTGGCCCTGCGCGCGGGCGGCAGCGAGATCGGCTGGGCCTTCCAGTTGCAATCCCCCGGCATCGTGCTGGCCTTGCTGGCGCTCGCCGTCGCCATAACGGCCAACCTGGCAGGAATATATGAACTGCCTGCGCTTTCCCTGACGCGGCCGGGAGGCGGGCAGGGCGCTTTTGCGACCGGCCTGCTCGCGGCGTTCGTGGCGACGCCTTGCACCGGGCCCTTCATGGCGGCTGCGCTGGGCGCTGCGCTGGTCCTGCCCTGGTGGCAGGCGCTGGCCCTTTTCGGCGCGCTGGGGCTCGGCCTTGCGCTGCCTTTCCTGCTGCTGGGCTTCGTGCCTGCGCTGCGGCGCATGTTGCCCAGGCCCGGTGCGTGGATGGAGACGTTCCGCCGCGTGCTCGCCATCCCGATGGGGCTGACGGCGCTGGCGCTGCTGTGGCTCAGCTGGCGCATTGGCGGCCCGGTCTTCGCCGGGCTCGGGCTCGTCCTTGCCGCTGCGGTGGTGGCCGCGCTGGTCGCGTGGCGCATGCGGAAGGCGCTGCTGGCTCTGGTTGCGATTGCGATCATGGCCGGCGCGTCTGTCATGGCTGTGCAGGCATCGCGGACACATCAGACCGGGGCGCTCGATTCCATTCTCGACAGCGAGCCTTTCAGTGCCCGGGCGCTGGCGGAGGCGCGCGCATCAGGGCAGCCCGTCTTCGTCTATTTCACCGCCGACTGGTGCGTGACCTGCAAGGTGAATGAGGCTGCTGCGCTGGAGCGCGAGGGCGTGCGCGACGCCTTCGAGGATGCCGGTGTTATCGTCCTGCGCGGCGACTGGACGCGCGAGGATCCGGAGATCACGCGCTTCCTGACGGCGCAGGGCGTGGCCGGCATTCCGCTATACATGTGGTACCCGGCGGGCGGCGAGGGCGAGCAATTGCCGCAGCTGCTGACGCAGGGCATGCTGGTCGATCTGGCTCAGGACGCGTCTTCGACCGGCTCCTGA
- the uvrB gene encoding excinuclease ABC subunit UvrB produces MAELVIRRGLEEPDTTGNFTPHKPARPEKSLPGKRFELVSEYQPAGDQPTAIAELVAAAREGEQTQTLLGVTGSGKTFTMAKVIEELQRPALILAPNKILAAQLYGEFKSFFPNNAVEYFVSYYDYYQPEAYVPRSDTYIEKESSVNEAIDRMRHSATRALLERDDVLIVASVSCLYGIGSVETYSAMIFDIKAGDTVDQRELIRKLVALQYKRNDAAFARGNFRVRGDNLELFPSHLEDTAWRISFFGDDIEEIAEFDPLTGKKGQVLEKVRVYANSHYVTPGPTMKQASQAIKFELEERLKELQAEGRLLEAQRLEQRTNFDLEMIAATGSCNGIENYSRFLTGRLPGEPPPTLFEYLPENALLFVDESHQTVPQIGAMSKGDHRRKITLAEYGFRLPSCIDNRPLRFNEWDAMRPQTFCVSATPGGWELEQTGGVFAEQVIRPTGLIDPPVEVKPVEDQVQDCIEEAKQAAARGYRTLVTTLTKRMAEDLTEFMHEQGVRVRYMHSDVETLERIELIRDLRLGVYDVLIGINLLREGLDIPECGLVAILDADKEGFLRSETSLIQTIGRAARNVDGKVILYADRITGSMERAMAETERRREKQREYNEEHGITPTTIKRAIADIVADTASRDGVLIETGDDEVNNLVGHNLRAYIEDLEKRMRNAAANLEFEEAGRLRDEIRRLENDELGLPDQQKKAPIVGRSNEGKPGTRKTRYGKTRYKKMGGKP; encoded by the coding sequence ATGGCAGAACTGGTTATCAGGCGCGGGCTGGAAGAGCCCGATACGACAGGCAACTTCACACCCCACAAGCCAGCGCGCCCGGAAAAGTCGCTGCCGGGCAAACGCTTCGAACTGGTGAGCGAATACCAGCCGGCCGGTGACCAGCCCACAGCCATCGCCGAACTCGTCGCCGCCGCGCGCGAGGGGGAGCAGACGCAGACCCTGCTGGGCGTGACTGGATCGGGCAAGACCTTCACCATGGCCAAGGTGATCGAGGAATTGCAGCGCCCGGCGCTGATCCTGGCGCCGAACAAGATCCTGGCCGCGCAGCTGTATGGCGAGTTCAAGAGTTTCTTCCCGAACAACGCCGTCGAGTATTTCGTCAGCTATTACGATTACTACCAGCCGGAGGCCTACGTCCCGCGCTCCGACACCTATATCGAGAAGGAATCCAGCGTAAACGAGGCCATCGACCGGATGCGCCACTCCGCCACGCGCGCCCTGCTGGAGCGGGACGATGTGCTGATCGTGGCCTCCGTTTCGTGCCTGTACGGCATCGGCTCGGTGGAAACCTATTCCGCCATGATCTTCGACATCAAGGCGGGCGACACGGTCGACCAGCGCGAGCTGATCCGCAAGCTGGTGGCGCTGCAATACAAGCGCAACGATGCCGCCTTTGCGCGCGGCAATTTCCGCGTGCGGGGCGACAATCTGGAGCTGTTCCCCAGCCATCTGGAAGACACCGCATGGCGCATCAGCTTCTTCGGGGACGATATCGAGGAGATCGCCGAATTCGATCCCCTGACCGGCAAGAAGGGACAGGTGCTGGAGAAGGTGCGCGTCTACGCCAACAGCCACTATGTCACGCCCGGGCCCACGATGAAGCAGGCCAGCCAGGCCATCAAGTTCGAGCTGGAGGAGCGGCTGAAAGAATTGCAGGCCGAGGGCCGCCTGCTGGAAGCCCAGCGGCTGGAACAGCGCACCAACTTCGACCTGGAAATGATTGCCGCCACGGGCAGCTGCAACGGGATCGAGAATTACAGCCGCTTCCTGACCGGCCGCCTGCCGGGCGAGCCGCCGCCCACGCTGTTCGAATATCTGCCCGAAAACGCGCTGCTGTTCGTGGACGAAAGCCACCAGACCGTGCCGCAGATCGGCGCGATGTCGAAGGGCGATCACCGCCGCAAGATCACGCTGGCCGAATACGGCTTCCGCCTGCCCAGCTGCATCGATAACCGCCCGCTGCGCTTCAATGAATGGGACGCAATGCGCCCGCAGACCTTCTGCGTGTCCGCCACGCCCGGCGGCTGGGAGCTGGAGCAGACCGGCGGCGTGTTCGCCGAACAGGTCATCCGCCCGACCGGCCTGATTGACCCGCCGGTGGAGGTAAAGCCGGTCGAGGACCAGGTGCAGGACTGCATCGAGGAGGCCAAGCAGGCCGCCGCGCGCGGATATCGCACGCTGGTTACCACGCTGACCAAGCGGATGGCGGAAGACCTGACCGAATTCATGCACGAACAGGGCGTGCGCGTACGCTATATGCACTCCGATGTGGAGACGCTGGAGCGTATCGAGCTGATCCGCGACCTGCGGTTGGGCGTGTACGACGTGCTGATCGGCATCAACCTGCTGCGCGAAGGCCTGGACATACCCGAATGCGGCCTCGTCGCCATCCTGGATGCGGACAAGGAAGGCTTCCTGCGCTCCGAAACCAGCCTGATCCAGACCATCGGCCGCGCCGCGCGCAATGTGGATGGCAAGGTCATCCTCTATGCGGACCGGATCACCGGCAGCATGGAACGCGCCATGGCGGAGACCGAGCGTCGCCGCGAAAAGCAGCGCGAATACAACGAGGAACACGGCATCACGCCGACCACGATCAAGCGCGCCATCGCCGATATCGTGGCCGACACCGCATCGCGCGACGGGGTGCTGATCGAAACCGGCGATGACGAGGTCAACAACCTCGTCGGGCATAATTTGCGCGCTTATATCGAGGACCTGGAAAAGCGCATGCGCAACGCCGCCGCCAATCTGGAATTCGAGGAAGCAGGCCGCCTGCGCGACGAGATCCGCCGGCTGGAGAATGACGAGCTCGGCCTGCCGGACCAGCAGAAAAAGGCCCCGATCGTGGGCCGCAGCAACGAAGGCAAGCCGGGCACGCGCAAGACCCGCTATGGCAAGACCCGCTACAAGAAGATGGGCGGCAAGCCGTGA
- a CDS encoding DUF3617 domain-containing protein — translation MRNFQIAAATVMALSLAACGSDSDPAGESAPMDEAEVAEQIEQIELQPGQYQTSLSLVEFDFPGVDGEAEAQMRDVMAQALEEGNSFCLTPDEAAQGPERMLQELAEADCTFTTIDVSGGNVDAQMACVMEGGEESRFTMSGTYAADGSSMRMSTKQDVGGQEVAITMQAESKRTGECV, via the coding sequence ATGCGCAATTTCCAGATAGCCGCCGCCACCGTGATGGCCTTGTCGCTTGCTGCATGCGGCAGCGATTCCGATCCGGCAGGCGAAAGCGCCCCGATGGACGAGGCTGAGGTTGCCGAGCAAATCGAACAGATCGAATTGCAGCCCGGCCAGTACCAGACCAGCCTTTCGCTGGTGGAATTCGACTTCCCCGGCGTCGATGGTGAAGCGGAAGCGCAGATGCGCGATGTGATGGCGCAGGCGTTGGAGGAGGGCAATTCGTTCTGCCTGACACCCGATGAGGCCGCGCAGGGTCCGGAGCGGATGCTGCAGGAACTGGCCGAAGCGGACTGCACCTTCACCACGATCGACGTGTCGGGTGGCAATGTCGATGCGCAGATGGCCTGCGTGATGGAGGGCGGCGAGGAAAGCCGCTTCACCATGAGCGGGACGTACGCCGCAGATGGCTCCAGCATGCGCATGTCGACCAAGCAGGACGTCGGCGGCCAGGAAGTAGCCATTACCATGCAAGCGGAATCGAAGCGGACCGGCGAATGCGTCTGA
- a CDS encoding DUF3617 domain-containing protein yields MRLTNLLAAAGAAILLPGCAPDAPDAEEIRAQGAKLTKQEPGLYRSTTSLLAYAIPNATPQEAAAARERMETTQPETTEICLTAEEAERGFDPLIESLQDGECAASRFVANDSELSAQFSCKGTGGVVSEMGLSGTSAKDRAHLVVEVEQRGDAVPGGLAQMTIDISMERVGECTTGQG; encoded by the coding sequence ATGCGTCTGACGAATTTGCTGGCGGCTGCCGGCGCTGCAATCCTGCTGCCCGGCTGTGCGCCGGACGCCCCCGATGCGGAGGAAATCCGCGCACAGGGTGCGAAACTGACGAAGCAGGAGCCGGGCCTCTATCGCTCCACCACGTCCCTGCTGGCTTATGCCATTCCCAATGCGACCCCGCAGGAGGCCGCCGCCGCGCGCGAGCGGATGGAAACGACTCAGCCCGAGACGACCGAAATCTGCCTGACCGCAGAGGAGGCCGAGCGCGGCTTCGACCCGCTGATCGAAAGCCTGCAGGACGGCGAATGCGCCGCCAGCCGCTTCGTCGCCAATGACAGCGAGCTCTCGGCCCAGTTCTCCTGCAAGGGGACGGGCGGGGTCGTTTCGGAAATGGGCCTGTCCGGCACCTCTGCAAAGGACCGGGCTCATTTGGTGGTCGAGGTCGAGCAGCGCGGGGACGCCGTACCGGGCGGGCTGGCGCAAATGACGATCGACATCTCCATGGAACGGGTGGGTGAATGCACCACCGGCCAGGGCTGA
- a CDS encoding esterase/lipase family protein produces the protein MARDPGNAARPAATLLWRELGAVADSVARLSRPAMAVEPASDPQVVIMIPGFLTHPVKMRHFARQLERAGHTVKRWGLGFNFGATAENFDFVARRVCEVSERYGRPVVLVGWSLGGIFAREVAKRHPAAVQKVITMGTPFSGSPYANNAWRLYQMVAGHSVEEPPIETNSAEKPPVETVALWSPRDGVISPRSAAGWPGERDRAIALRCTHIGFSNGEEAIRTVLSELSAS, from the coding sequence ATGGCAAGGGACCCGGGCAATGCGGCGCGGCCTGCAGCAACGCTGCTATGGCGGGAGCTGGGCGCCGTGGCGGATTCGGTGGCGCGCCTGTCCCGCCCGGCGATGGCGGTGGAGCCTGCAAGCGATCCGCAGGTCGTCATCATGATCCCGGGCTTCCTTACTCACCCGGTGAAGATGCGCCATTTCGCGCGCCAGCTGGAGCGGGCGGGCCATACGGTCAAACGCTGGGGGCTGGGCTTCAATTTCGGCGCCACGGCGGAGAATTTCGATTTCGTCGCCCGCCGCGTGTGCGAGGTGTCGGAGCGCTATGGCCGCCCGGTGGTGCTGGTCGGCTGGAGCCTTGGCGGCATTTTCGCGCGCGAGGTGGCCAAGCGGCATCCCGCTGCAGTGCAAAAGGTCATCACCATGGGCACGCCCTTTTCCGGCAGCCCCTATGCCAACAACGCCTGGCGGCTTTACCAGATGGTGGCCGGGCATTCGGTGGAGGAGCCGCCCATCGAGACGAACTCTGCCGAGAAACCGCCGGTCGAGACCGTGGCCCTGTGGAGCCCGCGTGACGGCGTGATTTCTCCGCGCAGTGCCGCTGGCTGGCCGGGTGAGCGGGACCGCGCCATCGCGCTTCGCTGCACCCATATCGGTTTTTCCAATGGCGAGGAGGCCATTCGCACGGTTCTTTCGGAACTCTCCGCCAGCTGA
- a CDS encoding circularly permuted type 2 ATP-grasp protein, which produces MSGEQQQFFDEMRDADGNVRPAYADYHSWLSEQEDGLMDRKHYEAESVFRRTGITFNVYGEDDAEERLIPFDMVPRIVSGAEWRKLSRGIDQRVRALNAFMHDLYHRQEIIRSGRLPERLFRQNAAWLPQMVGMTPPGGVYTHIVGVDLVRTGPDDFLVLEDNARTPSGVSYMLENRETMMAMFPELFSRVNVQPVADYPRRLAKSLAACAPEGAGSTPRIAVLTPGIYNSAYYEHAFLADQMGAELVEGSDLRVIGGKVQMRTTQGYEPIDVLYRRVDDDYLDPLTFNTDSVLGVPGIFDVYRAGNITIANAPGTGVADDKAIYSFMPEIVEFYTGEKPLLANVETYRCADPDSRKYVLENLADLVVKEVHGSGGYGMLVGPASTKEKIEEFRAKIKANPDNYIAQPTLSLSTCPIHTKSGLAPRHVDLRPFVLVSPNGVDITPGGLTRVALEEGSLVVNSSQGGGTKDSWVLAD; this is translated from the coding sequence ATGAGCGGCGAACAACAGCAGTTTTTCGATGAAATGCGCGATGCCGATGGCAACGTGCGCCCGGCCTATGCCGATTACCACAGCTGGCTTTCCGAACAGGAAGACGGGCTGATGGACCGGAAGCATTACGAGGCGGAGAGCGTGTTCCGCCGCACAGGCATCACCTTCAACGTCTATGGCGAGGACGATGCCGAGGAGCGCCTGATCCCCTTCGACATGGTCCCGCGCATTGTCAGCGGCGCGGAATGGCGCAAGCTCAGCCGCGGGATCGACCAGCGGGTGCGCGCGCTAAACGCTTTCATGCACGACCTGTATCACCGGCAGGAAATCATCCGCAGCGGCCGCCTGCCCGAACGCCTGTTCCGCCAGAACGCCGCATGGCTGCCGCAGATGGTGGGCATGACCCCGCCGGGCGGCGTCTATACGCACATCGTGGGCGTGGACCTGGTGCGCACAGGCCCGGACGATTTCCTTGTGCTGGAAGACAATGCACGCACACCCAGCGGCGTTTCCTACATGCTGGAAAACCGCGAGACGATGATGGCCATGTTCCCGGAGCTGTTCAGCCGGGTGAATGTGCAGCCGGTCGCCGATTACCCGCGCCGCCTGGCCAAGAGCCTTGCCGCTTGCGCCCCGGAAGGTGCCGGCAGCACGCCGCGCATCGCCGTGCTGACGCCAGGCATCTACAACTCCGCCTATTACGAGCACGCCTTCCTGGCGGACCAGATGGGCGCGGAGCTGGTCGAAGGCAGCGATCTTCGCGTGATCGGTGGCAAGGTCCAGATGCGGACCACGCAGGGTTATGAGCCGATCGACGTGCTTTATCGCCGCGTGGACGACGATTACCTCGATCCGCTCACCTTCAACACCGACAGCGTGCTGGGCGTGCCGGGCATCTTCGATGTCTATCGCGCGGGCAATATCACCATCGCCAACGCGCCGGGCACGGGCGTGGCGGATGACAAGGCAATCTATTCCTTCATGCCGGAGATCGTCGAGTTTTACACCGGCGAGAAACCGCTGCTGGCCAATGTCGAAACCTATCGCTGCGCCGATCCGGACAGCCGCAAGTATGTGCTGGAAAACCTGGCGGACCTGGTCGTGAAGGAAGTCCACGGCTCCGGCGGGTACGGCATGCTCGTCGGCCCGGCCTCCACGAAGGAAAAGATCGAGGAATTCCGCGCCAAGATAAAGGCGAACCCGGACAATTATATCGCGCAGCCGACGCTGTCGCTTTCCACCTGCCCGATCCACACCAAGAGCGGGCTGGCCCCGCGCCATGTCGACCTTCGGCCGTTTGTGCTCGTGTCCCCCAACGGCGTGGACATCACGCCCGGCGGCCTGACGCGCGTGGCGCTGGAAGAAGGATCGCTGGTGGTCAACTCAAGCCAGGGAGGCGGCACCAAGGACAGCTGGGTGCTGGCGGACTGA
- a CDS encoding alpha-E domain-containing protein, with the protein MLGRTASGVFWLFRYLERAENTARLLEAGLRMALTRESEAASREWRSVVTTLGLKSAYEAQGGDYTNIDVCDFVLRASSNSESVLSMFERARTNARGSRTSLTREVWEAVNEGWMNLCELLDERIEERDLGRVLAAIRRESTIARGATHGSMMRNQIYSFARMGTFIERADNTARILDVKYYVLLPSLSYIGSAVDTGQWDNVLRSLSGERAYRWLNAGQMSAKSIADFLVLDSRFPRSLAFCYGAIRENMSELAKFHGEEREAHALMREADMRLFGQDIDAIFDRGLHQFILDFLATNRRISDAIAVDYRFAA; encoded by the coding sequence ATGTTAGGCCGGACTGCAAGCGGCGTATTCTGGCTGTTCCGCTACCTTGAGCGGGCCGAGAACACGGCGCGCCTGCTGGAAGCGGGCCTGCGCATGGCCCTGACCCGCGAGAGCGAAGCGGCGAGCCGCGAGTGGCGCAGCGTCGTCACCACGCTGGGTCTGAAATCCGCCTACGAGGCGCAGGGCGGCGATTACACCAATATCGACGTGTGCGATTTCGTGCTGCGCGCATCAAGCAATTCCGAAAGCGTGCTTTCCATGTTCGAACGCGCGCGCACCAACGCGCGCGGTTCGCGCACGTCGCTGACGCGCGAGGTTTGGGAAGCGGTCAACGAAGGCTGGATGAATTTGTGCGAGCTGCTGGACGAGCGGATTGAGGAGCGTGACCTTGGCCGCGTGCTTGCCGCGATCCGGCGTGAGAGCACCATCGCACGCGGTGCCACGCATGGCTCCATGATGCGCAACCAGATCTACAGCTTCGCGCGCATGGGCACGTTCATAGAGCGCGCCGACAACACGGCCCGCATCCTGGACGTAAAATATTACGTCCTGCTGCCGTCGCTATCCTACATCGGCAGCGCGGTGGACACGGGACAGTGGGACAACGTCCTGCGGTCCCTTTCGGGCGAGCGCGCCTATCGCTGGCTGAATGCCGGGCAGATGAGCGCCAAGAGCATTGCCGATTTCCTGGTGCTGGATTCGCGTTTCCCGCGCAGCCTGGCCTTCTGCTATGGTGCGATCCGCGAGAACATGTCCGAACTGGCCAAGTTCCACGGTGAGGAGCGCGAGGCCCATGCGCTGATGCGCGAGGCCGACATGAGGCTGTTCGGGCAGGATATCGATGCGATCTTCGATCGCGGCCTGCACCAGTTCATCCTGGATTTCCTCGCCACAAATCGCCGGATTTCGGACGCTATTGCGGTCGATTACCGGTTTGCGGCTTAG
- a CDS encoding transglutaminase family protein, producing the protein MRLAIRHSTTYRFSEPVAHGLQRLRLTPKATQGQEVLDWRMTYEGAREELVYEDQNYNTVSLVSVDGGAKKVVVTCEGTVDTEDKAGVIGQHAGHLPLWAFLGATDLTRPGDGVRALIASVERSEGGMVSTLHNLSARIRERVDYQTGRTGVTTTAEEAIEAGQGVCQDHAHIFIACARALEIPARYVSGYLMMNDRIEQEATHAWAEAHVQGLGWVGFDISNQISPDPRYVRVATGRDYRDAAPVTGISFGGVAEDLEVDLAVEQQVATQQ; encoded by the coding sequence ATGCGCCTCGCCATCAGACATTCCACCACTTATCGCTTCAGCGAACCCGTGGCCCACGGCCTGCAGCGCCTGCGTCTGACGCCCAAGGCCACGCAGGGCCAGGAAGTCCTGGACTGGCGCATGACATACGAAGGTGCGCGCGAGGAGCTGGTCTACGAGGACCAGAATTACAACACGGTCTCGCTCGTCAGCGTGGATGGCGGCGCGAAGAAGGTCGTGGTCACCTGCGAGGGCACGGTCGACACGGAGGACAAGGCCGGCGTGATCGGCCAGCATGCCGGGCACCTGCCGCTCTGGGCCTTCCTCGGCGCGACCGACCTGACGCGGCCCGGTGACGGCGTGCGCGCGCTGATCGCATCGGTCGAGCGCAGCGAGGGCGGCATGGTCAGCACGCTGCACAATCTGTCTGCCCGGATCCGCGAGCGCGTGGATTACCAGACCGGGCGGACCGGGGTCACGACCACGGCAGAAGAGGCCATCGAGGCAGGTCAGGGTGTCTGCCAGGACCACGCCCACATCTTCATCGCCTGCGCCCGCGCACTGGAAATCCCCGCGCGCTATGTCAGCGGGTACCTGATGATGAATGACCGGATCGAGCAGGAAGCCACCCACGCATGGGCGGAAGCGCATGTTCAGGGGCTTGGCTGGGTAGGCTTCGACATTTCCAACCAGATCAGCCCCGATCCGCGTTATGTTCGCGTTGCAACGGGCCGTGATTACCGCGATGCAGCGCCGGTGACCGGAATCAGCTTCGGCGGCGTTGCAGAAGACCTGGAAGTGGACCTCGCGGTCGAACAGCAGGTCGCCACCCAGCAATAG
- a CDS encoding proteasome-type protease, protein MTYCVGIALEKGLVLMSDTRTNSGVDNISVFRKMFTWSVPGERIITVMTAGNLATTQAVISKLEERTKAPDERTNSLMDLPTMFQVAIETGKLLRETVRHTQETNGVRGKGRFTASIILAGQIKGMEPRLFMIYPEGNFIEASQDTPFFQIGETKYGRPIILRGYDRDMSFEDAVKLLMVSFDSTLKANLSVGLPLDLMVIGRDEFAPSHERRIEHGDPYFDAISRNWGEYLRTAFHSLPDYSFFQDYDPDSAGK, encoded by the coding sequence ATGACGTATTGCGTGGGCATAGCGCTCGAAAAAGGGCTGGTGCTGATGAGCGACACCCGGACGAACTCGGGCGTCGACAATATTTCGGTATTCCGCAAGATGTTCACCTGGTCCGTTCCGGGTGAGCGCATCATCACGGTGATGACCGCTGGCAACCTTGCCACGACGCAGGCTGTCATCAGCAAGCTTGAAGAACGGACCAAGGCACCGGACGAGCGGACCAATTCGCTGATGGACCTGCCGACCATGTTCCAGGTCGCGATCGAAACCGGCAAGCTGCTGCGTGAAACCGTGCGCCACACCCAGGAAACCAACGGCGTGCGCGGCAAGGGCCGCTTCACCGCCTCCATCATCCTGGCAGGGCAGATCAAGGGCATGGAGCCGCGACTTTTCATGATCTACCCGGAAGGCAATTTCATCGAAGCCAGCCAGGACACGCCCTTCTTCCAGATCGGCGAGACCAAGTACGGCCGCCCCATCATCCTTCGCGGCTATGACCGGGACATGAGTTTCGAAGATGCGGTCAAGCTGCTGATGGTCAGCTTCGATTCCACACTGAAGGCAAATCTGTCCGTCGGCCTGCCGCTGGACCTGATGGTGATAGGTCGCGACGAATTTGCCCCCTCGCACGAGCGGCGCATCGAGCATGGCGATCCTTACTTCGATGCCATCTCGCGCAATTGGGGCGAATATCTGCGCACTGCTTTCCATTCGCTGCCCGATTACAGCTTCTTCCAGGACTACGACCCGGACAGCGCGGGTAAGTGA